Proteins from a genomic interval of Candidatus Rubidus massiliensis:
- a CDS encoding Deoxyribodipyrimidine photo-lyase-related protein yields MTEAIFIFPFQLFANHPSLKKNKTIYLLEDSLFFLDSIYPSNFHKQKLILLRASLKYYQDYLERRGYKTKYIEAKDLSGGEKSFEKLIKKEKITSLTIADPVDFILEKRLQKAAIALEISLKIDETPAFFLQKNEIDELMGEKEHYAFTPFYIKQRKRLRLLLTDTGKPIGGKWSYDVENRKKIPKNLEIPTIPTFAKNSFVKEAIIYVEKHFGKNFGKGENFWFPTTHAEAKKWLEDFIVNRLVSFGPFEDAIDKDQLTLFHSVLSSSINIGLLTPNKVIDRVVSQKNIPLNSLEGFIRQIIGWREFIRGIYQVKGVHLRNSNFWNLKRKLPKAFYDATTGIQPIDYTIKKISNNAYCHHIERLMLLGNFMLLCEIQPNEVYQWFMEVFIDAYDWVMVPNVYGMSQYAAGGLMTTKPYISSSNYVKKMSNYPNGPWVEIWNSLFWRFMHKNINFFKSQQRLGLLAQQIDKMDKDQLHKHYNLADKFLSQL; encoded by the coding sequence ATGACTGAAGCTATATTTATTTTTCCCTTTCAACTGTTTGCTAATCACCCATCCTTAAAAAAAAATAAAACAATTTATCTATTAGAGGATTCCCTATTCTTTTTAGATTCAATTTACCCTTCAAACTTTCATAAGCAAAAACTTATTCTTCTGCGAGCCTCTTTAAAATATTACCAAGATTATTTGGAAAGAAGAGGGTACAAAACAAAATACATTGAAGCTAAAGATTTAAGTGGAGGAGAGAAAAGCTTTGAGAAGCTTATAAAAAAAGAAAAAATAACCTCTCTAACAATCGCCGATCCAGTAGACTTTATTCTTGAAAAAAGACTGCAAAAAGCTGCAATAGCATTAGAAATTTCCTTAAAGATAGATGAGACGCCCGCCTTTTTTTTACAAAAAAATGAAATTGATGAATTAATGGGAGAAAAAGAGCATTATGCTTTTACCCCTTTTTATATCAAGCAAAGGAAACGACTTCGTTTGCTACTAACAGATACTGGTAAGCCAATAGGAGGTAAATGGAGTTATGATGTTGAAAATCGAAAAAAAATTCCTAAAAATTTAGAGATTCCAACTATTCCAACTTTTGCAAAAAATAGTTTTGTTAAGGAAGCGATTATTTACGTTGAAAAACATTTTGGAAAAAACTTTGGGAAAGGGGAAAACTTTTGGTTTCCAACCACACATGCAGAAGCTAAAAAATGGTTAGAAGATTTTATTGTAAATAGACTTGTTTCTTTTGGTCCTTTTGAAGATGCAATCGATAAAGATCAATTAACATTATTTCATTCTGTTCTATCTAGCTCTATAAATATTGGCTTGCTAACACCAAACAAGGTAATCGATCGTGTCGTATCACAAAAAAATATACCTTTGAACTCCCTTGAAGGTTTTATTAGACAGATTATTGGATGGAGAGAATTTATTAGGGGGATTTATCAAGTCAAAGGTGTGCATCTTAGAAATAGCAATTTTTGGAATTTGAAAAGAAAATTACCAAAAGCTTTTTATGACGCAACTACTGGCATTCAACCAATTGATTATACCATAAAAAAAATTTCTAACAACGCGTATTGCCATCATATTGAAAGGCTTATGTTACTAGGAAATTTTATGCTTCTTTGTGAAATTCAACCAAACGAGGTCTACCAGTGGTTTATGGAAGTTTTTATCGATGCATATGATTGGGTGATGGTTCCAAATGTCTACGGGATGAGTCAATATGCCGCCGGTGGTCTTATGACCACAAAGCCTTATATAAGTAGTTCTAATTATGTAAAAAAAATGAGCAATTATCCCAACGGCCCCTGGGTAGAAATATGGAATAGCTTATTTTGGCGCTTTATGCATAAAAATATTAACTTCTTTAAAAGTCAACAACGGTTGGGTTTACTTGCGCAACAAATTGACAAAATGGATAAAGATCAGTTACATAAGCATTATAATCTAGCTGATAAATTTTTATCTCAATTGTGA
- the recD_2 gene encoding Exodeoxyribonuclease V alpha chain — translation MEQIFGHIERITFHNEENGYTVAHIKIPSQKDLVCVVGIMPSIQPGETVRCFGSWKRHLVHGQQFEVQKYQLEAPADLLGIEKYLGSGLINGIGPTYAARIVAKFGIDTLQIIDSNPEKLLEIPGLGVKRRDKIIACWQEQRSIRDVMIFLQTHGISSTYAQKIYKVYGKESIKKILDNPFCLARDIHGIGFKTSDEIAHKLGISKDSPQRIESGIEFLLNEFSMDGHVCYPYEEFVTFCLQQLEVTESHIRDAIQRLKETHRIEIFDLSLLGKKLSFIWLRKYFITEIGIAQELKRLKEYPCQLREVHLNNALDWVQTLLNIELAENQKKAIQTSLCEKVHVITGGPGTGKSTITKAILRITEKLTSHIILAAPTGRAAKRMAEITEKKASTIHSLLEFDFAKGQFKKNKDNPLPCDLIIIDEASMIDTPLMFHLLKAIPSHARVILIGDIHQLPSVGPGNVLKDIINSGFVQVTTLNEIFRQAAESRIVTNAHLINKGQFPDIRNLSDSDFFFVECPNPEENIKQIVSLVCNRLPQKYGYDALQDIQVLSPMKRGIIGIDNLNLALQQKLNPNGESLNRLGRKLLVGDKVMQTRNNYKKEVYNGDVGYIKAIDQIEQQAIIQFDDKEIVYEFKELDEIVLAYAVSIHKYQGSQCPVIIIPVDTSHYILLNRNLIYTGLTRGQKLVIFVGTKKAVALAVKNDEVKKRYTGLEHALIGTLHPKL, via the coding sequence ATGGAACAAATTTTTGGACACATAGAGCGTATTACTTTTCATAATGAAGAAAATGGTTATACCGTCGCTCATATAAAAATTCCCAGCCAAAAGGATTTAGTCTGTGTCGTTGGTATTATGCCATCGATTCAACCTGGGGAAACGGTACGTTGCTTTGGAAGCTGGAAAAGACATTTAGTCCACGGGCAACAATTTGAAGTTCAGAAATACCAGCTAGAGGCGCCCGCTGATTTACTCGGAATAGAAAAATATTTAGGTTCTGGCTTAATCAATGGGATTGGTCCAACTTATGCTGCGAGAATAGTTGCAAAATTTGGGATCGACACCTTACAGATAATAGATTCAAATCCCGAAAAGTTATTAGAAATTCCAGGACTTGGCGTAAAACGAAGAGATAAAATAATTGCTTGTTGGCAAGAACAACGCTCGATTCGCGACGTTATGATATTTTTGCAAACGCATGGAATAAGCTCCACTTACGCCCAAAAAATTTATAAAGTTTACGGCAAGGAAAGTATTAAAAAAATTTTAGACAATCCTTTTTGTTTAGCTCGAGATATCCATGGAATCGGGTTTAAAACATCGGACGAAATTGCCCATAAACTCGGTATTTCTAAAGATTCTCCTCAAAGAATTGAGTCTGGCATAGAATTTTTACTAAATGAATTTTCTATGGATGGACATGTATGTTACCCTTATGAAGAATTTGTCACTTTTTGCCTTCAGCAATTAGAAGTGACTGAAAGCCATATTCGGGACGCTATCCAACGTCTAAAAGAAACTCACCGGATAGAAATTTTTGATTTAAGTCTACTAGGAAAAAAACTCTCTTTTATTTGGTTAAGAAAATATTTTATCACAGAAATTGGGATTGCCCAGGAGTTAAAAAGATTAAAAGAATACCCTTGCCAATTAAGAGAAGTGCATCTCAATAATGCTTTAGATTGGGTGCAAACCCTTTTAAACATTGAACTTGCCGAAAATCAAAAAAAAGCTATTCAAACTTCCCTTTGTGAAAAAGTGCATGTAATTACAGGGGGACCAGGTACCGGTAAAAGTACAATTACAAAAGCTATTTTACGCATCACCGAAAAACTAACTTCACACATTATTTTAGCCGCGCCAACTGGAAGAGCTGCCAAACGTATGGCTGAAATTACAGAGAAAAAAGCTAGCACCATTCATAGTTTGCTCGAATTTGACTTTGCAAAAGGGCAATTTAAAAAAAACAAAGACAATCCCCTTCCTTGTGATTTAATTATTATTGATGAAGCTAGCATGATTGACACTCCCTTAATGTTTCATCTTTTAAAAGCCATTCCAAGCCATGCAAGAGTGATATTAATCGGCGATATTCATCAATTACCAAGTGTGGGTCCCGGTAACGTCTTAAAAGATATTATAAATTCAGGCTTCGTTCAAGTGACAACCTTAAACGAAATTTTTCGACAAGCGGCCGAATCTCGAATTGTCACTAATGCCCATCTTATTAATAAAGGACAATTCCCAGATATTCGCAATTTAAGTGATAGCGATTTTTTCTTCGTAGAGTGCCCAAATCCTGAAGAAAACATAAAACAAATTGTTTCTTTAGTCTGCAATCGTCTTCCTCAAAAATATGGGTATGATGCTCTGCAAGATATCCAAGTACTGTCTCCTATGAAGAGAGGCATTATCGGGATAGATAATTTAAATTTAGCTTTGCAACAAAAATTAAATCCCAATGGTGAGAGCCTTAATCGATTAGGGAGAAAATTGCTCGTTGGCGACAAAGTTATGCAAACGCGCAATAATTATAAAAAAGAAGTCTATAATGGCGATGTCGGTTACATTAAAGCCATTGATCAAATAGAACAACAAGCCATAATTCAATTCGATGACAAAGAAATTGTCTATGAATTTAAAGAACTTGATGAAATTGTTTTAGCCTATGCAGTTTCCATTCACAAATACCAAGGAAGCCAGTGTCCAGTTATCATTATTCCAGTGGACACATCCCACTATATTTTGTTAAATAGAAATTTGATTTATACAGGACTTACAAGAGGACAAAAACTTGTTATTTTTGTGGGCACCAAAAAAGCCGTTGCTTTAGCTGTTAAAAATGATGAAGTAAAAAAGAGATATACAGGACTTGAACACGCATTAATTGGAACTCTACATCCAAAACTATGA
- the dapA gene encoding 4-hydroxy-tetrahydrodipicolinate synthase — MQTIKGLYTALITPFLENGEVDEEGFIYLIERQMEAQVDGIVVLGTTGEAPTLTSKEKEKIISLAIKTVNKKIPVMVGTGSYSTVQTIESTKQAQDLGADLALIVVPYYNKPTQEGLYRHYATLHDAVDFPLVVYNIVGRSSVNLQTETLQRITALPNIIGVKEASGQLSQIMEIIEMISPIYPQFSVMSGDDQFTFPVMCLGGSGVISVASNLIPYEMKQLVSLIQQGQYAEAKQLHYALSQLFKTLFIETNPIPIKAAMSLSNLPAGPCRLPLCELQPSSFDTLQKALAKNLFLSFKI, encoded by the coding sequence ATGCAAACGATTAAAGGATTATATACAGCTTTAATAACCCCTTTTTTAGAAAATGGGGAAGTGGATGAAGAAGGGTTTATTTATTTGATAGAACGTCAAATGGAAGCGCAAGTTGACGGGATTGTTGTTTTAGGAACAACTGGAGAAGCTCCTACCCTAACCTCGAAAGAAAAAGAAAAAATTATTTCTTTGGCAATTAAAACGGTAAACAAAAAAATTCCGGTAATGGTCGGAACTGGAAGCTATTCTACCGTTCAGACTATTGAAAGTACAAAGCAAGCACAAGATTTAGGAGCAGATTTAGCCCTAATCGTTGTACCTTACTATAATAAACCAACCCAAGAAGGATTATATCGCCATTATGCCACATTACATGATGCTGTCGATTTTCCCCTTGTTGTCTATAATATAGTGGGAAGATCTTCTGTCAATTTACAAACAGAAACACTGCAGCGTATAACCGCTTTGCCAAACATTATTGGTGTAAAAGAAGCATCAGGACAACTTTCCCAAATCATGGAAATAATAGAAATGATCTCCCCTATTTACCCTCAATTTAGTGTAATGTCAGGCGATGATCAATTCACCTTTCCCGTCATGTGTTTAGGAGGCTCTGGAGTCATTTCGGTAGCAAGTAATTTAATACCCTATGAAATGAAGCAATTAGTTAGCTTAATTCAACAAGGGCAATACGCAGAAGCTAAACAATTACACTATGCGTTAAGTCAATTATTTAAAACGTTGTTTATAGAAACTAATCCCATTCCAATCAAAGCAGCTATGTCTTTATCGAACCTTCCGGCAGGCCCATGCCGCCTTCCGCTTTGTGAATTACAACCATCGAGCTTTGATACTCTTCAAAAAGCTTTAGCAAAAAACCTTTTTTTATCCTTTAAAATATGA
- the pld gene encoding Phospholipase D precursor: MKKPFIRFNNRFINSLIYIFVALALSFALWIAEKPYEIRIPIDQQNVEVFSTQNRDLRPTILTAINQAKDSILLFGYTLKDYKVLEALRKKGEEGLNVQVIIDATATPHADVALGPNVKIIKRFTSGLMHLKLLVIDQKYVFAGTANFTSDALLRQGNMVLGFNLPPLAKFIRAKADAMNETTNQKDFPHQRYQFSNQTIEFWFLPDDYRGVSKIKELIQSAKKSIHVAMFAWTRRDFATALVNAHNRGVKVDVVINHQSLKEDSFAIARYLKENGIEVRRSDGPHILHYKTMIVDDSILVNGSANWTRKAFRENDDFFIVIDPLLPSQAEVVSQIWKKIMQESTPW, translated from the coding sequence ATGAAAAAACCTTTTATCCGATTCAACAATCGGTTTATAAATTCCCTTATTTATATCTTTGTCGCTTTGGCTTTAAGTTTTGCGCTTTGGATAGCTGAAAAGCCTTACGAAATAAGAATTCCAATCGATCAACAAAATGTGGAAGTCTTTTCCACGCAAAATAGGGATTTAAGGCCCACTATCTTAACAGCTATTAACCAGGCAAAAGATTCTATCCTTCTTTTTGGTTACACCTTAAAAGATTACAAAGTACTGGAAGCTTTGCGAAAAAAAGGAGAAGAGGGTTTAAATGTACAAGTAATCATAGATGCAACCGCCACTCCTCACGCAGATGTAGCTTTAGGCCCCAATGTTAAAATAATCAAGCGATTTACATCTGGACTTATGCATTTAAAACTGCTCGTTATCGATCAAAAGTATGTATTTGCAGGCACAGCCAATTTCACATCTGATGCTCTTTTAAGACAAGGGAATATGGTCTTAGGATTTAATCTTCCTCCCCTTGCCAAGTTTATTCGAGCTAAAGCCGATGCTATGAATGAAACAACCAATCAAAAGGACTTTCCCCATCAACGCTATCAGTTTTCCAATCAAACGATAGAATTTTGGTTTTTACCCGATGATTATAGGGGTGTTTCAAAAATTAAAGAATTGATTCAATCAGCCAAAAAAAGCATCCATGTTGCTATGTTTGCCTGGACTAGAAGAGATTTTGCCACAGCTTTAGTTAATGCACACAATCGAGGGGTTAAAGTTGACGTTGTAATTAATCATCAAAGCTTAAAAGAAGATAGTTTTGCGATAGCACGTTATTTAAAAGAAAACGGAATAGAGGTTCGAAGAAGTGATGGCCCTCACATTCTTCACTATAAAACAATGATTGTGGATGATTCTATTTTAGTAAATGGCTCAGCTAATTGGACTCGTAAAGCCTTTAGAGAAAACGATGATTTTTTTATAGTGATAGATCCCTTACTTCCAAGCCAGGCCGAAGTTGTGAGCCAAATTTGGAAGAAGATTATGCAAGAATCAACCCCATGGTGA
- the cynT_1 gene encoding Carbonic anhydrase 1: MKKWIFNASLLVVATAFTNTQGVCNSYNGSYQPEREFQYNNGTNQQQQIPQQQYQYQSQQPYQQNYQQQNYQQQNYQQQPYNQQQPQFQQQGQRQRPQQPNQDVAKRALDFAKGHNEFKNVNFKLHEREFVRLVQEGQTPRTLFIGCSDSRVVPELITQKNPGQLFVTRNAGNFVPTYTATPSDYDSTGASIQFAINGLGVQDIIVCGHSECGAIRGLYAQPGQLNMPLVEKWIQWGVQARKLVQESIGDVSEQEKFVATEKMSVLYQIEHLLSYPEVKKAVDEGKIYLHAWYFDIKNGRIEFYNPQTNEFAPLNSVLAQR, from the coding sequence ATGAAAAAATGGATTTTTAATGCAAGCCTATTAGTGGTGGCAACAGCTTTTACTAATACGCAAGGTGTGTGTAATTCTTACAATGGTTCTTATCAACCAGAAAGAGAGTTCCAATATAACAATGGAACAAATCAACAACAACAAATCCCACAACAACAATATCAATACCAATCTCAACAACCATATCAACAAAACTATCAGCAGCAAAATTATCAACAGCAGAACTACCAACAGCAACCCTATAATCAACAACAACCACAATTTCAACAACAAGGACAAAGGCAAAGACCACAACAACCAAATCAAGATGTAGCTAAAAGAGCTTTAGATTTTGCTAAAGGACATAATGAATTTAAAAACGTGAATTTCAAACTGCATGAAAGAGAATTTGTACGTTTAGTGCAAGAAGGGCAAACACCACGAACATTGTTTATTGGTTGCAGTGATTCAAGAGTCGTTCCGGAACTTATTACCCAAAAAAATCCAGGTCAATTGTTTGTAACAAGAAATGCTGGTAATTTTGTGCCAACTTATACAGCAACACCTAGTGATTATGATTCAACAGGGGCTAGCATCCAATTTGCTATTAATGGTTTAGGTGTTCAAGATATTATTGTGTGTGGACATTCTGAGTGTGGTGCTATTAGAGGGCTTTATGCTCAACCTGGTCAATTGAATATGCCCTTAGTTGAAAAATGGATTCAATGGGGTGTACAAGCTCGTAAACTTGTTCAAGAAAGCATTGGTGATGTATCAGAACAAGAAAAATTTGTAGCTACTGAAAAAATGTCTGTATTATATCAAATTGAACATCTCTTAAGTTATCCAGAAGTAAAAAAAGCAGTCGATGAAGGTAAAATTTATCTTCATGCATGGTATTTTGACATTAAAAACGGTCGCATTGAATTTTATAATCCGCAGACTAATGAGTTTGCTCCATTAAATTCAGTATTAGCTCAAAGATAA
- the dapB gene encoding 4-hydroxy-tetrahydrodipicolinate reductase gives MKIGLVGYGKMGKMLEELIHHKNWEVGEIYTERNPLTIHAKVDVFIDFSNAAAFLQNFPLYCTNKIPVVVGTTGWDHHIEEIKAEVNRNNFGMIYSPNFSIGVHLFLKILASASSLINNFPSYDVAASEIHHSDKKDHPSGTSKEIIHTLMKHIDRKNETLFHAPHGKIDPHQLHFSSLRLGSVIGKHEVYFSSPFDMITLTHDATNRQGFAEGALQAASWIQDKKGFYTIENLINEMQQAKVEISHAND, from the coding sequence ATGAAAATAGGACTTGTAGGTTATGGCAAAATGGGAAAAATGCTCGAAGAGCTTATTCACCACAAAAACTGGGAAGTAGGAGAAATTTATACTGAACGAAACCCCCTAACTATTCATGCTAAAGTCGATGTGTTTATAGACTTTTCAAATGCAGCAGCTTTTTTACAAAATTTTCCTCTTTATTGTACCAATAAAATTCCAGTTGTTGTTGGAACGACAGGCTGGGATCATCATATAGAGGAAATTAAAGCTGAAGTGAATCGCAATAACTTTGGGATGATTTACTCCCCAAATTTTTCAATTGGTGTCCATTTGTTTTTAAAAATACTAGCCTCTGCTTCTAGTTTAATCAACAATTTCCCCTCTTATGATGTAGCTGCAAGCGAGATTCATCATTCAGATAAAAAAGATCATCCGTCTGGCACATCCAAAGAAATTATTCATACATTGATGAAGCATATCGATCGAAAAAATGAAACATTGTTTCATGCCCCCCATGGAAAAATTGATCCTCACCAATTACATTTTTCATCCCTCCGCTTGGGATCAGTCATCGGAAAGCATGAAGTCTATTTTTCTTCCCCTTTTGATATGATTACCTTGACTCACGATGCGACTAATAGACAAGGGTTTGCAGAAGGAGCGTTACAAGCGGCTTCTTGGATTCAAGACAAAAAGGGATTTTATACCATCGAAAACCTGATAAATGAAATGCAACAAGCAAAAGTTGAAATATCTCATGCAAACGATTAA
- a CDS encoding putative membrane protein, protein MKRYAFLLAFVFPFILFAEDGGNAIPTPSKWWDLIGYSHPMLVHFPIALVFMTALAEILYGFTKQPLYHQAAEFMIVAAAILVVPTILTGLVFASIGTFTGLMQTYLNWHMFFGITSAILAILTAVAREWPSENKSLSIYYTLLTFLFLSVSITGFLGGEMTYGFPFSIIF, encoded by the coding sequence ATGAAAAGGTATGCTTTTTTACTAGCCTTTGTTTTTCCATTTATCCTTTTTGCAGAAGATGGGGGAAATGCTATTCCAACTCCTAGCAAGTGGTGGGATTTAATAGGTTATTCACATCCAATGTTGGTCCATTTTCCAATAGCTCTCGTATTTATGACAGCGTTAGCTGAAATACTCTACGGCTTTACAAAACAACCCCTTTATCATCAAGCCGCTGAATTTATGATTGTAGCAGCAGCTATATTAGTTGTACCGACGATCTTAACAGGCTTGGTTTTTGCATCGATCGGAACTTTTACAGGCCTTATGCAAACGTATTTAAATTGGCATATGTTTTTTGGGATAACCAGTGCTATTTTGGCCATTTTAACAGCGGTTGCAAGAGAATGGCCAAGTGAAAATAAAAGCTTAAGTATTTATTACACTCTTTTAACGTTTTTATTCTTAAGTGTTAGCATTACAGGCTTCTTAGGTGGTGAAATGACCTATGGATTTCCTTTTTCGATCATATTTTAA